A genomic window from Lotus japonicus ecotype B-129 chromosome 1, LjGifu_v1.2 includes:
- the LOC130744477 gene encoding uncharacterized protein LOC130744477, with product MAFPFPQGWARPKVKLYEGDTDPQEHVNFFEGAMQYAGASDPLYCRCFPMSLGKGPMNWFQNLPSNSLYDWNGVVSCFLSQYSSVRSIPKTAQTLALVKQKEKESLKAFLNQFNKEAGDITGLLPDTRLVLATAALAPGPFLTSLDGKPANTLEEFLARAEKFINMEDAATLRAASQTLAIKGPQKMKEHKDQPSTRESRRKGQDERKTKLKKYDSYTPLNSSLSRILREKASTDLRDRPPPLLTRGDKLDSKRFCEFHDSPGHNTDECLNLKDKVEELIRAGRLSRYVALSSGALPRPRSPPPRRTPTPPRHRAPTPPRHRARTPPKRRSADRQDRTPPRRRSPERRGRSRERRRSPTDTAGMKLEDIMEAT from the coding sequence ATGGCGTTTCCTTTCCCCCAGGGGTGGGCACGACCTAAAGTGAAGCTCTACGAGGGAGACACCGACCCGCAGGAGCACGTGAACTTCTTCGAAGGCGCGATGCAGTATGCCGGGGCCAGCGACCCCTTGTACTGCCGATGTTTCCCCATGAGCCTCGGAAAAGGACCCATGAACTGGTTTCAGAACTTACCGAGCAACTCCCTGTACGACTGGAACGGGGTCGTGTCCTGCTTTTTATCCCAGTACTCCTCGGTCCGCAGTATACCGAAGACCGCGCAAACCTTGGCTTTGGTTAAGCAGAAAGAGAAAGAATCTCTAAAGGCATTTCTCAATCAGTTCAACAAAGAGGCTGGTGATATCACCGGTCTCCTCCCCGACACAAGGTTGGTCCTAGCTACCGCGGCTCTCGCTCCAGGACCTTTCCTGACCTCGCTGGATGGCAAGCCGGCCAACACTCTAGAGGAATTTCTAGCCCGGGCAGAGAAATTCATAAACATGGAAGACGCCGCGACCCTAAGAGCCGCGAGTCAAACACTCGCGATCAAAGGACCGCAGAAGATGAAAGAGCATAAAGACCAGCCTTCGACCCGGGAGTCCCGACGGAAGGGTCAGGACGAACGGAAGACGAAGCTGAAAAAGTATGATAGTTATACcccactgaactcctccctctcGCGTATCCTGAGGGAGAAAGCCTCCACCGACCTCAGGGACCGCCCCCCTCCGCTCTTGACGAGAGGCGACAAGTTGGATTCCAAGAGATTCTGTGAATTCCACGACAGCCCGGGCCACAACACGGACGAGTGCCTGAACCTCAAGGACAAGGTGGAGGAACTGATCAGAGCAGGCAGGTTGTCCAGGTATGTAGCTCTATCGTCGGGTGCCCTCCCACGCCCGCGCTCGCCGCCCCCGAGGCGGACACCAACCCCTCCTAGACACCGTGCTCCAACCCCTCCAAGGCACCGTGCCCGAACTCCTCCCAAGCGCCGATCGGCCGATCGACAAGACAGGACACCACCACGTCGCCGGAGCCCCGAGCGCCGCGGACGAAGCCGAGAACGTAGAAGAAGCCCGACCGACACGGCCGGGATGAAGTTAGAAGACATCATGGAAGCAACCTAG
- the LOC130744494 gene encoding uncharacterized protein LOC130744494: MSATGRPRPGSLHPPRQKVAITFTVDDYSEDTGEEDDPIVIEALIDNGKIRRTLIDTGSSADIMFYDAYKSLGLSVKDLLPYDHDLIGFTGDRVLPLGYFDTCLSLGDHRILVVECPTTYNAILGRPSLNTFRATISTHHLMLKYPWAGRAVPVRGNLEMARSCYNSSCRLAREERKRKKSKAHDQHDTFHVQHTSFMTDLDPRVDQSRDDQRLKPDGESRPIQVGPIPENTTNIARGLHRDLSKRMENLLLSNGKLFAWSSADMPGIDPAFCSHKLSVDRKFKPVAQKKRQMSAEKQQVIQQQTSELLQAGIIREVKYTTWLSNVTLVKKANGKWRMCVDYTDLNKACPKDPFPLPSIDALVDNSSGYEYLSHGCLFRLQPNPNA; this comes from the coding sequence ATGTCAGCGACCGGAAGGCCCCGCCCAGGGTCCCTCCACCCCCCAAGGCAGAAGGTAGCCATCACCTTCACGGTAGACGATTACAGCGAGGACACCGGCGAGGAAGATGATCCCATCGTCATTGAAGCCCTAATCGACAACGGTAAGATCCGAAGGACACTCATCGATACAGGTAGTTCCgctgacattatgttttatgaCGCTTATAAAAGCTTAGGGCTATCGGTGAAGGACCTGCTCCCCTACGACCATGATTTGATCGGGTTCACAGGAGACAGAGTCCTACCCTTAGGATATTTTGATACTTGCCTTTCCCTGGGAGATCATAGAATTCTGGTGGTGGAATGTCCAACGACGTACAACGCCATCCTTGGCAGGCCAAGTCTCAACACCTTCAGGGCGACCATATCCACCCACCACCTGATGCTTAAGTACCCCTGGGCAGGAAGGGCGGTACCAGTACGCGGCAATCTCGAAATGGCAAGGAGCTGCTACAACTCCAGCTGCAGGCTGGCCagggaagaaagaaagagaaagaagtcCAAAGCCCACGACCAGCATGACACCTTCCACGTTCAGCACACCAGTTTCATGACCGACCTCGACCCCCGAGTGGACCAGTCTAGAGACGATCAGCGCCTCAAACCCGACGGGGAGTCCCGCCCTATCCAGGTCGGTCCCATTCCGGAGAATACCACCAACATAGCGCGTGGCCTCCACCGAGATCTCTCCAAACGGATGGAAAATTTACTGCTTTCCAATGGGAAGCTGTTTGCTTGGTCGTCGGCAGATATGCCCGGCATCGACCCCGCATTCTGCAGCCACAAGCTATCTGTCGACCGGAAGTTTAAACCGGTAGCTCAGAAGAAAAGACAAATGAGCGCCGAGAAGCAGCAAGTTATCCAGCAACAGACCTCAGAGTTGCTTCAGGCTGGGATCATTCGGGAGGTCAAGTACACTACTTGGCTCTCCAATGTAACCTTGGTCAAGAAAGCAAACGGGAAGTGGCGCATGTGCGTCGACTACACAGATCTCAACAAGGCATGCCCTAAGGACCCTTTCCCTCTACCGAGCATTGATGCACTTGTAGACAACTCCTCCGGGTACGAATATCTCTCTCATGGATGCctattcaggctacaaccaaatcccAATGCATAG